GCAAGAGTGACGAATATCCTCCACCTTTGTACCATCAAGGTAGGCTATTTCAAAGCTGGATGTCAAGATCAGTTTCGAAGAGCTGTTTTAAGATTTTCTTGAGGCGTACAAGCATGCGATTTCGTCAGGGGTTGGCATGAAGCAGGTGAAAGATGACAGCTACCATGAACCATGTGGCTAGGGCACCACTGCTAGGAAGAGGGCTATCAAATTCCATCCGTATTACTTTGTGTTAGGATTTACTATTCATATGCCTTGTCTTTTCCAGAAGGTAATCTGCTTCATGAAATGCGCACTTGCTCAGTGCTCCCCAAATGCAGTTCATGCGATGGTGGGATTCTTGAACTTGAGCAGGTTCTTTGATCTTGGCTTGACCATAAATGAGTTCTGGTACTTCTTCAATATTGGCCACAAAGAAAGTGTGGAGCAACTGAGGTCTCGTCATAGGCTACTCGATGCTTCTTGCAAATGTGATCATGAGTGGGCGAAAGACACCTTGGAGGTGAGAGGGGaatgggagtctgactcttatCCTGAGATGCGTGTCCCAACTACATTTATCAGTGGTAAGTGAATTACTTCATTCTTGTCCTGCTTGAATTTTTGTTGAGCTGCTCCATGACTTTAATTTATTGATCGTCATTCTTACTTTGCGTAGATTCGGAGTTTGGCTCAACTCTAAGGACTTTAGCAAATATGAAGAAAGTTCACATCACCTTGGGCATTTCtgttgagtaccatgaatggcACTGGCTGCTCAGCCCTTTTCACCGGAAGAAATGTGGTATGCCTCCAAAGAAAGAGATAAAAGCGATGGCTCGTCCGATCATTGATGTAGAGCCTGCTACCAAtaaaggtggaaagaagagatattCCTCACCTGTTTGTGAGTTTTCAGCCAAGAAGAAGCCAaggacttcttctgctgctcgtGGGAGCTCGTCTGTTGCCAAAAAACTtgtcattaatctaacttctcCCAATGGGGCGAAGAATACCGTTAAGCCTAAGCCTATAAAACCTACTGCTCTGAAGGTGACCACATTCATTACTGAAAGGTTTGCTTAATGGAAGGGTTCGGTGGTACCCTCGGTGTCCGGGTTTGTATCAAAGTGCCCGTTGagagctaagtctggttcaaCTTTTGAAAAGCTCGCCACTATGAAGAGCGGGAAGGTGGATTCTACTGCTAAGGTGGCGTCTGGGCTTGTTCCTTCTTCTTCCATGACTGACTCATCTGCTGAGAAGGGGAAATTTGCTCACATAGGCAATTATGAGAGATCCACCGAGTCTAGCGCTAGTGAGTTTCCCAAGATTTACATGCTGCTAAAGGCTAACCTGCTTAAGCACATCAACGCATGagccaagtttgttgataatGCTGGGAAACCTGTTGTCCGCTTAGACTCTTTTGCGAAACGTCATGCCAGCTGAAGAAAGTCTTCTCTAATTACTACAATGCATAAGACTTTGATCCTGGCAGCTGATTCTATGCGCGTTGATCAGAATGATGTCGAGTGTGCTAAGAAGGTCGAAGTGGCTTTGATGGCTCAGCTTCCCTCAGCTGCTGAAAATATCAAGAAGCTCGAATATGTACTCACCTTTTTAAAGAGGTCTAATGTATTTGCCCCCACTTCTGTGCAACTGGAGATTGCTCATCAAGAGGTCGTCGACTCGAAAACTAGGCTTAGTGCGACTCAAGCGATGTTGGAGGCTGCAGAGAAGGAAGTCAATCGTGTTTCTCCAGTGGTCGAGGACCTTGAACGTGTTAATTCGGAGTTACGATCTGCTTGTTTTGCCAAGGATGAGGAGCTTATCTTTCATGCATGCAGAAGTGTCTCGTCTTAAGGAGGTTGCCAGTAAGCTTGAGTCCAAGGAAGTGGATCTGCAATGTGCGTTGTCTGCTAGCGAGAACCTGAAAAATGAACTAAATGAGTTGCAAGGTGTTCATATTGGGCTTGTTGAGGACAATGTGCAGCTGAAGATTGAGAAAGCTGGTCACAAAATGTCACTTGCTTCTTGTCAGGAtgatttctacaagcttggcTATGTAGACCATCTTTAGGGCGAGTTGTCGGATTATGAGTTTTCCGAGAAGAACTTCGAGACTTTCTTCATTTCTCCAATTGATCTACTTAATTTGTCGTTTAAGCCTACCTTTGGTGGAACAGCTGAGGGTCAGGCAGTCCAGGCAAGGGCGGCTGAGGATGGGCTGATGGAAGCTTTGGCTACTAGGAGCGGTGCGACTGCTGAATGCTTGGCAGTCGAGGAACCAATGGTTCCGTAGGCTACCAAAGAATAGTCTTTTTGCTTAAACTTAGgaattttcttattttcctttttgttatgCTTTATTTGAACTTTGTTGGCCTTTGAGCCGATTTATCAATTTGCTAGCAATTTAATAAACAGTTTTCCTTGTTTTGCTTCATCATTATATTTTGCCGTGTTTTTTGCAAAACTTTATTCTATGACGGTTAACTAGGTCAGCTGCCTCAAGGAAGCAACCGATCCCACATCGCCACTTAGGTTTTAGTTTTGTCTTCGAGGCTTTTAGAGCTTTACATGCAAGAGGAAAAATGCAAGATTTTTAACTCATAGAGCTGTTGTCCGAACTCATGTTTCTCGTAGAAAGTAGAGGAGGTCGCGTAGCTGTTATAGTCGTGACACTCGACTTTAATGGCTTCTTGAGCTTTGGCCCTCTCGAGGCATGTTGCGagatttttaacttatagagtcGTCGGCTGGACTTATGGTTCTCGTGTGAATCAGAAGAGGTCTGCGTAGCTGTTATAGTCGTGACACTCAACTTTAATGGTTTCTTAAGCCTTAGCCCTCCCAAGGTATGTTGCGagatttttaacttatagagccATCAGCTGGATTCATGATTCTCGTATGGGTCGTCGGTCGGACGTCTTACTTACAAAAACAGACAACCCGCATGACCACATCAGTCGTCGTCCCTGGCTCTCGAAGGCGTTTTAGGCGTGAGGTGTATGCGGAATCCTGCCTTAGAGGCCACATCCTTCTTAGTTGCAATTTGATTCCACAGGTCACCTAACTAATATTGCAACACTTTAAAACCAATCTATGTTCATGAAGACTTGCACGTCGAGGACGAAACATCTTGTCACACGAACTCTTTCATAGGCAGGTGTCCTGCACTTAGCGTCTCTTCCAGTTAGAGGCCTGAGATCTCACGGAATTGAATCCTTCAGTCAACTAAGTCTATTTCAAAGGAAAGACTATCTTAGCTAATTCTGGGAAATGTCCGGCTCAGGTAGTCGCTGTATTCAGGGGAAACTAAGCAGTCATACcactcatccacgtctggataccactcatccatgtctggatattctggattagtttaccctcttctTATTAGAAAGCACACGTCATTTCTGCAGGGCTGAATGCGTCTTCTGCTTATCACATGAGTGATtgaggaattagtttaccctctcacgcTAGAGAGCTTACCTAGATGgttgtcggggaattagtttaccctctcgcgctGGAAAGCtaacccagatgggtgtcagggaattagtttaccattCACATTGGAGAACTAACCGATATGGAtgttggggaattagtttaccctctcatgCTGGAGAGCTAACCTAGATGATGTTTTGAGTAGTTGTTGCAGGCAGCAGTTAAGCCATGTTTATGAATGACTTCTTAGATCTTCATTAAGAATAAAGAAACGCATCAACTATGCTGAAATATAGAAATTGCATAACAACTGGGATAATCTTCGGCATGTGAAGTCTTGTTTGCCAAACTTCTTGAGACTTTGAACTTATTTGGATAGGCCTAAACAGAGTTCAGGAGGTGATGGGAGATTTTCTCAGGCATTCCTTCACATTGCTATATGTGGACCGAGAGTGCTCTGACCTGGCAAAGATGCCATTAATCCACATCGTCTTCAATGGGGGTTTATTGTCAACTTTCGCTACTTGCATAAGCCGTACAGCTGACTTATCGAGGTATTCGTCACACCAGCCTTCCTTTGTCAACTTCTCGAGGTATTGTTTCCATTTCAGGTAATCGTTGGTAGTGTGACCCAGCCCTTGGTGGAATGTGCAATACTTTGTATGATTTAGCTTGGTAAGGTCACCCTTCGTGGGTGGTGGCAGTTCAAACCATGGTTCATTCTTGAGCTTACGAAGAATTTGGCTAATCGAAACTGTGAACTTGGTAAACGTCTTAGGTACTGTGTCATCTATGTTTGGGGAACGGTCCATGCGCTTATTTTTTTGCTCATTCCCACATGACTGCTTAGTCTCATCCCACAGTGCgtgcttctctgccaaagtgtATGAAGCTGCCAAGGTCAGCTACTCAcccatgatcaatttttcgaaaAGTAGATGATCTGCTGGGAGCTTCTTTCGGAAGGCTGAGCATGCAATGTTGTCATCATATCCAACGATCTTCACCTTCTCCGCTTTGAACTTCTTGACGTATATGCAGAGCGTCTCATTCGGCCTTTCTTCATGCTGAAAAGGCGgtcggacttctttttgatcgagcggtaggatgaatattccttagtgaaaaccaaggaaaattCGCTGAAGTTCCAGATTGAACGTGGCGATAGGGAAGGTCATGGCACTTCGGTAGTGCATTAAGTGTCTGTCCAGATCTTCATCTCATTTGAACAAAGTAAAATGTGGCAAGCTATTCTTCCGCGGGGGCTCcgtctgctcgatctcgtctgtGAACGGTGACCTGCTCAAGTTGGCCACGTCTATACGAAGAGCATCGTCGATGGTATTAATGCGCTAGAATCCACAAAGCTGCTCGGCTACGAACCTTTGTACTTCTTTCTGGATTTGCGCTTGGTGGGGCAGCAGAGCCTCTGGTTGTCCTCAGTGCGGACCTGCTGGTCCAAGTTGCTCTTCAGCATGTCCTGGTCCATTATGTGATGCTCGTCGTCGCTCTTGAGAGAGGTCGTCAGTGGAACTTGAGCTCGATTGCTCTCCTCTGGGTATCATACAGCTGCCTGCTTCGTTGCCTTATATGAGGATCTCCTTGTGGGCCTAGCCTCGTGTGGACGCTTCACttggggctggtttggtattgctgtgctttaaaaaaaaaacggctgtgaaaaaaaacggttgtgctgtgagaataagcggctgtgaaataaagcagcagagtgtttggtaaacttttttgtaaaagtgcttttgaaaaaaaagcagtatgatagtgtttggtaaacttttatgtaaaacagctgtggctgtgtgaaatgaccaaaagggtataatactagatgtgctattaatttaattttcttaacaaataaagatgaattattaaatatactttatttttaaaagaaaaatatttataaactttatcttaaatattaattagtatgacaaactatttcaattgaaatattttagactGAATAGCTAGAAttcattagtacaatattgttaATGTACTTGAAAGTAGTCTAATTAGATGCATTCATCAAACTTGCCGCTATTATATTTCTTAATGCCTCTATCTCATTTGAACCTTCAACTTCATAATTTCGatattcttcatcatcatcatcactactaTCGCTCTCTTCACAATAGTCTCTGGGGTCATCAAAATGACGATCACGTTCAGAATACCTCCGTATGTAGTTATGAAGAGCCATTGTAGCAATGACAATCTTCACTTGCTTATTGAACGAGTAATTAGGCATATCCCTTAAAATTGAACATTTTTTCTTCCATACCCCAAAAGTTCGTTCAATGATGCTCCTAAGAGAAGAATGTGTGTGGTTGAATACCTCTTTATGACCCGTTGGTTCGGCACCCCTACGAAAGTCTGGGAGATGATATCTTTCACCTTTATATGGTCCCAAATAACCTCTCATTTGTGGGTATCCCGCATCTACCAAGTAATATTTTCCTgacaattgaaaattttgttttgtattgtatTAATTATACAAAGCAAGTATGTAaaatgttataatataagtaTGAAGATTACCATTTAGAGGCTTAGGAAAGTTTAAATTTGGATTTCGTAGCACGGATAGAAAAACCCTTGTATCATGTGTAGTGTCTTCCCATCCAGCACAAGCAAATGTGAATTGCATGTCAAAATTACATGCAGCCATAACATTTTGAGTCGGTATTCCTTTCCTACCAATGTATGGAACTTGATCCGGATGTGGTATTGAAGCCTCAACATGTACTCCATCTATGGCACCAATACAATCCTAAAAATAATAACATTGAAAAAAACCATCAACCTACACTTATAGTTTGCAAATAAGTTAGAAGACGAGTCAAAATTTACCTTAAAATAAGGCATGTATCTTGTATCTCTCCTTATTTCTTGGGGAATGCCACGAAACTCCGAATCCATCGGTTTGATAATATCTATTGCCATCTTACATACGATATCCAACATAGCACCAAAATATCTACTAATAGTCTCACCAGAATGTTGAAATCTCTCTTGCGCTAATCTATTTTTCACACCATGTCCCAACATATGCAAGAACATTGCTAATATTTCAGTAGCACTCATTCTCCGTGAACCTTTCAATCCATAATTAGTTTGCAAGTCATTGGATAATCTATAAAAGACATCTTTGTTCATCCTAAACATTCTATAGCATCGCACATGATTTCCTTGTAGTACTTCCATCAACCACATATTACCTGTTTGGGAAGAATTCATACACGGAGTTTTGTGGATATATTTTGAGTAATATGTTTCGACAGCTGTCGCTATAGTGCATATAATTAGACAATCCTCCAACTCCTCAACATCTTCATTATAAGTGTTCATATTGAATATACACCTGTAACCTAACACATAATTGAACATTCCATAAGTCATAATCCAACAATCACTAAGAAGTCATAATCCGACATTCAAGAATAATCCAACGTTTAATAAGAAATCATAATCCAACATTCAACATATAATCCAACATTCAATCAACACAAAATACAAGCAACATTCAACACATAATCCTAATGCAAAGTACAAACCACAAATAGTCCTAATTCATAGTTTTAGCTCTCTATTGTTGTTTGTTGAACATATATTTCAACCAAGTCAGCTGCACTTCAGGATCAGTCATAATGGCAAACACCTATCGCTTCTCTGCACTACAAAATAAACATGTAGCAAACAACCAAAACTCGCTAGGTGGCTCACAACCAGGCAATTGTGCAACAGATGCTATCGCTTCCGCAATACTACAGCCTATATGCGGCGGCCTCATCAATGAGTTTGCAGAACTCCTACTTTCATAAACTTCAACAAGACGGTCAATTTGACCAGAAAGTTTTGCAGCACCTCCAATTTTTTTCCCCTTCTTATCAACCTTCTTCTTTTGAAAATCTCCTTGGTTGGTCGCTCTTTTTTTCCCCTTCCTAGTAGCTTGCCTTAGATCCTGCATGGTCTCACTTTCTTCCTCATCATCCAAATCAATTTGCCCTATAGATTCATCTCTTGACTCTGGTGGTAGTACTCCAGATGAAGGTGCCCAAGCATGTTCACCAGTAGCAACTGTGTTCGAGAACATCCTATCTAACTTATCCTCCATCTCAGGACTAATGCCTTTTTCCGCAATTTTCCATATTCTTTGTTTATCTACAAGTAAACAAAGAATATGGTTAATACATATTCCATGATATCATAATACATATTCGAAGATAAATACACAAACCTGAATTTTATTATTCCACCACTCCTTTGAGGCATCAACGGTGCCCTTGCTCGAATTCCACCTTAGGCCAGTTTCTTTACCAATTAGCTCTTTCCACAACTTCCACTCAATTTTAAGTGCATCCCACTTATTTTTCAGTTGCTTTCTATCATAATCATGCCCTGTCTCTGCCTTGAAGTTAGCTCTAATATTTGCATATCCATCTTTGTCAAAGTGAGTGCCCGGACGATGTCCGACCTCAACCTCCTTGATGCAAACATCACAAAATATAGATATATTGTGGGCATTCCATGTAGCCACAGGATTTGATGAAGATGCCCCCTTCTTTGCCATCGATACCAACTACTGaattgtatatatacatatatatatttatatattaaaacaagaacaaatgAAAAATTTCTGAAAAATATTTCTTGCTTATGGTTTCATACTTATATATAAAAGCCTATGAGAAACATAAAcctctttttattgttttatgcCATATTTCTGTGGGGAAATTGAAAGTAATTAATCAGCTAGTATTATGCCAATAAATCGAAGATCTAAACTTCAGTTTCTATGAAGCAATGATTCACCTTTTCCACACTCACTAGAGGTTTCTCAGTAAAACCCAAATTCAACAAATCACTAGAAGAACAAAAGGAAAGACTCCACATTCAAACAATGCACACCAACATATTAGGTAGATCAGTTCAAATCAGAATAATACATCACAACATATCagagatacacacacacacacatacatacaataACACTTAATACAACAGATAATGAAGTAAAGCAGTAAACTTTCAGAAGCCCAAAGAAGTGTAATTGAACACACAAAATCCTGAAAAAAATAGTGGCACTGACCTCTCAGAGCAGAGGaacttagagagaaaatggaggttGGAAATGCAATTAAAGAGTGAAATGTGATGAGGGTATATAAAGTGAGAGATGGGGAGTTTTGTTGGTgagataaaaacaaaagaaaaagcaaataaACCGCATGTATTAATTGAAATCTATTTAGCTAGGTATCCAGAATATTCCGCATGTATTATGGAAATGATAAGAAACTGGGCAACTTTAATAATAAAATGCACAATCAGGGCACAGCTACAGAGTTGCAGATTTGATAAATCATTTCCATGGGACATTAATTTGCACGTAAAAATGTGAGAACTTAGAAATACAATCTGCTTCTCACTGTTGAAGTTTGGTATTTTCAATTATGTTGGTTTTCAAGTATCAAAAGATGATGATGCTAGACAGCTACCAACCCAAAAACAAGCAGCATCCTATAATAATCATCAGCCCATAACACCTTAAAAACAAATCCGTAAATTCGAAGTaagaaaccaaacaaacaattaaaaaaataaaccaaGAAGCAAAAGCAAATAAACCACATACAAAAGCATTGATTTCAATTAATACTAGTAATCACAACAAAATCAAAAATTTATTTGCAAGTTTCCAAAATTAACAATCGAAGTATTTTCAATTATTCTTTCTCTTTCCAGGAAACAATTAAATATTAACGAAAACCATAAATACAATACAATAGGAACGAACAATACCTAGAGCAAGACGGAGAAGATGAAACCGTGGCGGTGGAGATTAATAGACGGGAGGAAGCACAGTCTGAAAATGCAACATGAGATGAAGGATTAAAAGCAGT
This genomic interval from Malus domestica chromosome 05, GDT2T_hap1 contains the following:
- the LOC139196164 gene encoding uncharacterized protein translates to MEDKLDRMFSNTVATGEHAWAPSSGVLPPESRDESIGQIDLDDEEESETMQDLRQATRKGKKRATNQGDFQKKKVDKKGKKIGGAAKLSGQIDRLVEVYESRSSANSLMRPPHIGCSIAEAIASVAQLPGCEPPSEFWLFATCLFCSAEKR